One window of the Zea mays cultivar B73 chromosome 3, Zm-B73-REFERENCE-NAM-5.0, whole genome shotgun sequence genome contains the following:
- the LOC100277351 gene encoding uncharacterized protein isoform X1, whose protein sequence is MRARNVCVASVDLFSQNSAVATAAREDGIQCVTLLTYLAAAQIYRTNRSRHYRVMVLDNAHHSTPAGVSCSAADGVRDLDLAKASVDTVIWVLAAWGNFVATWRRTIAILRFRSSVTLCAYTLDLLRDNFSPVLCDVLPYYAIYRAMPDSPCVRVARCHEAKRPRHSAIAQG, encoded by the exons ATGCGTGCTAGAAATGTTTGTGTGGCTTCTGTGGACTTGTTCAGCCAAAACAGCGCAGTTGCTACTGCTGCGAGAGAGGATGGGATACAATGTGTGACGCTCCTCACCTACCTCGCCGCCGCACAGATCTACAGGACGAATAGGTCTCGGCACTATCGTGTTATGGTCCTCGATAATGCTCACCATTCCACACCCGCAGG GGTCTCCTGTTCTGCTGCTGATGGCGTGCGTGACCTAGATCTGGCGAAGGCGTCCGTGGATACAG TGATCTGGGTACTTGCTGCTTGGGGGAATTTTGTCGCAACTTGGAGGAGAACAATCGCCATTTTGCGTTTTCGATCGTCGGTGACTTTGTGTGCCTATACGCTTGATCTGTTACGGGACAATTTTTCACCAGTGTTATGTGACGTTCTTCCATACTATGCGATATATAGAGCTATGCCTGATTCTCCATGCGTGCGTGTTGCGAGATGCCACGAAGCGAAGCGCCCAAGGCATAGTGCAATTGCACAGGGTTAG
- the LOC100277351 gene encoding uncharacterized protein LOC100277351 produces the protein MRARNVCVASVDLFSQNSAVATAAREDGIQCVTLLTYLAAAQIYRTNRSRHYRVMVLDNAHHSTPAGVSCSAADGVRDLDLAKASVDTDISWRTTEGELWATATYGSAVEVNNDISNLDGIEDMEAMVVDQLKMDNL, from the exons ATGCGTGCTAGAAATGTTTGTGTGGCTTCTGTGGACTTGTTCAGCCAAAACAGCGCAGTTGCTACTGCTGCGAGAGAGGATGGGATACAATGTGTGACGCTCCTCACCTACCTCGCCGCCGCACAGATCTACAGGACGAATAGGTCTCGGCACTATCGTGTTATGGTCCTCGATAATGCTCACCATTCCACACCCGCAGG GGTCTCCTGTTCTGCTGCTGATGGCGTGCGTGACCTAGATCTGGCGAAGGCGTCCGTGGATACAG ACATTTCATGGAGGACCACTGAGGGTGAACTGTGGGCCACCGCCACCTATGGCTCTGCTGTGGAGGTCAACAATGACATATCAAACCTTGATGGCATC GAAGATATGGAAGCAATGGTGGTAGATCAGTTGAAGATGGACAACTTGTGA
- the LOC100277351 gene encoding uncharacterized protein isoform X4 produces the protein MRARNVCVASVDLFSQNSAVATAAREDGIQCVTLLTYLAAAQIYRTNRSRHYRVMVLDNAHHSTPAGVSCSAADGVRDLDLAKASVDTDISWRTTEGELWATATYGSAVEVNNDISNLDGIKQHQKL, from the exons ATGCGTGCTAGAAATGTTTGTGTGGCTTCTGTGGACTTGTTCAGCCAAAACAGCGCAGTTGCTACTGCTGCGAGAGAGGATGGGATACAATGTGTGACGCTCCTCACCTACCTCGCCGCCGCACAGATCTACAGGACGAATAGGTCTCGGCACTATCGTGTTATGGTCCTCGATAATGCTCACCATTCCACACCCGCAGG GGTCTCCTGTTCTGCTGCTGATGGCGTGCGTGACCTAGATCTGGCGAAGGCGTCCGTGGATACAG ACATTTCATGGAGGACCACTGAGGGTGAACTGTGGGCCACCGCCACCTATGGCTCTGCTGTGGAGGTCAACAATGACATATCAAACCTTGATGGCATC AAGCAACACCAAAAGCTATGA
- the LOC100277351 gene encoding uncharacterized protein isoform X2 has protein sequence MRARNVCVASVDLFSQNSAVATAAREDGIQCVTLLTYLAAAQIYRTNRSRHYRVMVLDNAHHSTPAGVSCSAADGVRDLDLAKASVDTDSSTHKKHVASDLLEQNQLTLLNIWVRLGHDSNTASQEAKYLEGDSSKKLDIRKLSKLFQLV, from the exons ATGCGTGCTAGAAATGTTTGTGTGGCTTCTGTGGACTTGTTCAGCCAAAACAGCGCAGTTGCTACTGCTGCGAGAGAGGATGGGATACAATGTGTGACGCTCCTCACCTACCTCGCCGCCGCACAGATCTACAGGACGAATAGGTCTCGGCACTATCGTGTTATGGTCCTCGATAATGCTCACCATTCCACACCCGCAGG GGTCTCCTGTTCTGCTGCTGATGGCGTGCGTGACCTAGATCTGGCGAAGGCGTCCGTGGATACAG ACAGCTCCACACACAAGAAGCATGTAGCTAGCGATCTCCTAGAGCAAAATCAACTCACTCTCCTCAACATTTGGGTACGCCTTGGTCATGATAGCAACACTGCTAGCCAGGAAGCAAAGTACTTAGAGGGGGACTCATCAAAGAAATTAGACATTCGCAAGCTATCCAAGCTATTCCAGCTTGTGTAA